The genomic window CAGGGGATCATGGATAGTTTAAAAACAAGATTTAATCCCTATTATGTTAATAAAGAGGGAATTCATCTTATCACTGGGGACTTTCGAGCTGGGGTTAATGCAAATTATGTATATATTGGTACTGTTGCTATTTATCCTCTAGAGGAAACAAAAATTAGTTGGCCTAAATATTTGATGAAACAGTTGAATAGAAGATATCAGGGTACTCCTCCTTTTACACCCACAGCTATGGCAGGTATTAAACATTTCAATTTTGTAGAAGGTAGTAATTTAATAGTCCTTAAAAGTCCTAAAAAAGACCTATTCGTCTTAACCTCTTACGATAATGATCTGAAAAAATCCCTACAAAACATAAACGAAGATTTATTTAAAGTTATAAGTGGTACACAAACTCTAGAGGCTGGTTGGTCCTTTCATAATGTAACTCTTAAAAAACCTATGAGAATTATTACAAGCGGGCCAGATCATTTTATAGAAATAGTTTTAGATCGTTACGAAAACCGATACCAAAAAATTTCATTGGCGCTTAATATAAAAATACTAAATGAAGAAATTAATAACTAAAATAAAAGGTTCTTATGTATAGTAAAAATCAAATGTTTAAAAAGTTCTTTGTTATTCTTGTACCTCTATTTCTCATGGGATGCAAGACTCTCTATCCTCCGACTTTTGATCAACAAACTCAAGCATACACAAAGTCAATCGAACAATATCAAATTAATCAACTTTTCACTAATATCATTCGCGCATCTGAAAGTAGGCCTATTGCTTTTGTTGAGATTCCATCCGTACTCGGCAACGCGTCGTCTGCATCATCTTTAGGAGGCTCCTTTAGTTTGGCTGAAACTCAAGCAAATACAACACTATGGGGCATCTCGAACTTGACTGGTGCAGGTTTGTCTCCGAATCAAAGCTATTCACAAGGTTTTACTTTCACACAATCCTCGCTCGATAATGCTGTCTTTTGGAAAGAGTTTCTCAGCACGCTTAATCTTGAAAAAACAAAATATTTCGGCCTACATACATATCCGAGGGAATTAGTTTTCAAATTACTTATTGAAAATTTCAGCATAGTTGAAAAAAATGGTGATATGGAATTATTTCTGAATAATCCCTTATTTTCTGGTTATAAGAAGTTCGATGATCTGTTTAATTTTCTTATAGATAATGGCTTTACTCTTGCTGAATCAATATCTGAAAAAAATGCACCAAGATTCTGTCTTGCTAGACCCCCTCAGGAAAATTCGCAATACAGATTTGAAAAAGAATATTACTGTTATCCTGATCAGGTAAAATTCCCTGGAGAAAAAAAGTTAGTTATTTATGTCCGCTCTTCAAAAGATATTTTTGATTATGTAGGAAAAGTTGTGAAAGCGCAGCATTTACCCAATCCAGTTTATGTTGAAATTCGAGCAAATACTGAATACGTTTACAATGATGATCCAAAAAATAATAAAATTTTTGTTGCAATTAAAAATCCAAGTATGTTCACTGCAAGATATGCTCAAACTTATGATTTGAGGGGAACTAGCTATATTATCCCTGCTGAAGATAACGGATTTTCTCAGACAGTATTAAGTATCCTACACCAATTAGTTATATTAACTAAAATTCCAGGCTCAGCCGGACAAACGCCAGGTATCTTAGTTAGATGATTAAAATTTACTAATTCAATCAAAATGGAGATTATATATGCCGTACATTGATGTTACCGATGAGATTTTAGAAAATTCAGTACTGACTATAGAGGGGTGTTTGAATGTCCTGTGGACTGTTTATTGCACCTCTGCTGCATAAATCTTCTTGAAATATTGTGACCTTGATAACTCAATGATTAAGGTAGCATAAAATTATTAAACTGAAAGGCATACAAAATGGCTGGTGATATTTTTAGCACTCCAATTGGTTATGCCATTGCTGTTTTACCTATTTTTATTACCACTCGAATGATTATCTTTTTTTTAAGATACTGGACTCATGAACCCATAAAAAAAATTTTTGTAGTATATACTTTGGTAATAATCACAATTTGCATACTTTATGGATCAAGTTTCACGTATATCGGGGTCATGGAATACATGCCTGTGCTAGCTGTCCTTTTTCTAATAGACCTTATCTACATACTTCTAAAGATTAAAGGTTTTAGCTTACCAAATATTAATGATCTTCTCGCAAAGAAAAAATTACCTCCTAAAGATGAAAGATAAAACACAAGTAATTAACCTCTTAATTCAGAATATTTATTGCATATTTATGCCTCTAACAGGTGGTTAAATTTTGTTAAGTGGGCTTTGGAACTGGGATAGGATAATTTTTTTATTATTGAAAATTTAGAGGTCTAAAGCCAAATCTCAAAAAAATACAAACAAAACTGCCAAAAAAATAATAATTGGTGGGTCAAATGGTGGGTACAAAATTTTTACTAAATAACTTATACGATGTTACCTTATGGTTGGTAAATTTAGCCAGATGTTCAAAATACTTTAATTGTTAGTGAAAGTTATACGTCCTAGTTTTTAGGGGTTATAAAAAGGCTATTTATCCCCTCCACCCCTTCGTCTTATATATGGGATGTGGCACTAAAATTTTTGGTAAGAATTAAAGATTAATTAATATTCTTAAGAACACAAATACCAAACTTCTCTGTCTTCTCTTTCAGTCCTAATTTTTTGCATGTATTTTTTGCAATCTCAATTGGGTCTTGACTAGAAGTCTCATTAGGCTCATTTACTGATGAAGTTTGGTCTGTTTTAGGAAAACCGTTTTCATAAATTAACTCAGATATCTTTTCACCTTTATCATTCCATGATGTAACACGTCCATTAATAATATTGTCTTTATAATTTTCCTCAGATTGTTTTATGCCATTTCTATGCCAAGTAGTTCCTAACCCAGTAATCTTGTCCATACTGAAATTAATTTCAGACTTTTTTTGACCATTGTCATACCACCAAATTCTAGGTCCATCATTAATAGCTTCTGAATTAACAAATACGTATGAATACAGATACCCACCGTAATAATTTAAGGTGAATCTACATTTATCATCTTTTGAAATATATGTAATTTTTGGGTTATGGTAATTACTTACAGCTGGATTTTTTATAATTTTAGCTATCTCTTCGGAAGAACAATTTGCATAGCCATTAGTGCAAAAGACGAAAGAGACAAATAAAAATGAAGTTATTTTGTAAGGCATATTAATTTATGAGGATGACCTTATTACCTAGCTTAATAGCGTCCATTTTTTCAACACTAGCAGAATAATAACCATCAAAATGATTAGTGATGGTCGCTGTAATATGTTTTTTATCTGTTAATATTTTGACAGTACTTCCTTTTGATATTTCCTCTTCAATTGTAGATGCAAATACAACTGACTTATCTTTCTTCTTGATTGCAATAACAGTGCCAATTTGACCCATATTTTTATCTTCTGAATCAACTAAATCTCTGGCTTTAGAGGAGTCATCGTAACTTTCACCCTTGAATCTTGCTATACATTCTTTAAACTTTTTTGTTTTTGGCTTAAAGCCAATATCTTCACAAGTTTTATTGTAATCCTCAGTTGTAGTGTATGAAGCTTGAATGGTTGTATTTGAGTTGGTCTCAAATGTTTTTTCCTTATTAAATTTGTTTAGGCAGTTAATAAACAGTGTTGTATCAGGTATGAAGCCAATATCCTCACAAGTCCTTGCATAATTATCTAAATTTCTTTTTTCAGTATATGTATTAGTGGTATTTTGGCTGCTTTTTTCTGAGTAGGCTACTATAGTATTTGTATCATTTGAAGGCGCTTTTCTATATTGAGGATTATTTAGCATTGCAGTTCTAATATTTTCAACTCTAGTATCACTTGATGGATGCGTACTAAAAAAAGAGGAGCTTGCAGGAATAAGATTCTGCAGCCTAATAGCGCCATCA from Candidatus Methylopumilus planktonicus includes these protein-coding regions:
- a CDS encoding toxin-antitoxin system YwqK family antitoxin, whose product is MPYKITSFLFVSFVFCTNGYANCSSEEIAKIIKNPAVSNYHNPKITYISKDDKCRFTLNYYGGYLYSYVFVNSEAINDGPRIWWYDNGQKKSEINFSMDKITGLGTTWHRNGIKQSEENYKDNIINGRVTSWNDKGEKISELIYENGFPKTDQTSSVNEPNETSSQDPIEIAKNTCKKLGLKEKTEKFGICVLKNIN
- a CDS encoding M48 family metalloprotease; the protein is MKKIVFILCLLFSNFTFADTLWDLDTVVHQSKIYSGLTAKTTNGRQIILTTEYINKLDSIRKEISHQAHIYPKFIISSSDVVNAGATFQDGQPVTLYTLGMLEKIGYDYDALAAVISHEVAHLTLNHMGSQQTSNAVVDILAGLAMIAIDYSYGGSARNPYKGLYEKGLELTSNLTKSSFSRSDEVEADVKGVKYMMAAGYSADGAIRLQNLIPASSSFFSTHPSSDTRVENIRTAMLNNPQYRKAPSNDTNTIVAYSEKSSQNTTNTYTEKRNLDNYARTCEDIGFIPDTTLFINCLNKFNKEKTFETNSNTTIQASYTTTEDYNKTCEDIGFKPKTKKFKECIARFKGESYDDSSKARDLVDSEDKNMGQIGTVIAIKKKDKSVVFASTIEEEISKGSTVKILTDKKHITATITNHFDGYYSASVEKMDAIKLGNKVILIN